The DNA segment GACCTGGAAATGACCGGTCTGGATCCGGAAAACGACGTCATCATCGAAATGGCCACCATCGTCACCGACAGTGACCTGAACACCTTGGCCGAAGGCCCGGTGATCGCCATTCACCACAGTGACGAAGTGCTCGCCCGCATGGACGAGTGGAACACCCGCACCCACGGCAACTCGGGCCTGACCCAGCGTGTGCGTGACAGCCGTATCAGCATGGCCGAGGCCGAGGCCGAAACCATCGCGTTCCTGGAACAGTGGGTACCGAAGGGCAAGTCGCCGATCTGCGGCAACAGTATCTGCCAGGACCGGCGCTTCCTTTATACCCACATGAAGGCGCTGGAAAGCTACTTCCACTACCGCAACCTCGACGTGTCGACGCTCAAAGAGCTGGCCGCACGCTGGGCACCGGACGTGCGCGACAGCTTCAAGAAGGGCAGCACTCACTTGGCACTGGACGACATCCGCGAGTCGATCGCCGAGCTGCAGCACTACCGCAAGCATTTCATCAAGTTCTGATTGAGGGGTGTCTGCCCTGACGTCTTCGCGAGCAAGCCCGCTCCCACAATTTGGAATGCGTTCCCCCTGTGGGAGCGGGCTTGCTCGCGAAGAGAGCGTCAGAGTCCCGTAAGATTCAAGTCAGAAATGCATCCCGGAGCGCGCCCCCTTCTGGTGCGGCGCTGAAATGGCTAGACTGCGCGCCTTCCTGCCAGGACCGCCGCCATGTTGCTGATGCTCTATCTGATCGCCATTACCGCTGAAGCCATGACTGGCGCGTTGTCTGCCGGACGGCGCGGCATGGACTGGTTCGGTGTGGTGCTGATCGCCTGCGTCACGGCGCTGGGTGGCGGTTCGGTACGTGACGTGTTGCTCGGGCACTATCCGCTGACATGGGTCAAACACCCGGAATACCTGGTGCTGACCTCGGCCGCCGCGATGCTCACCGTGTTCACCGCCCGCTGGATGCGTCACCTGCGCTCACTGTTTCTGGTGCTCGATGCGGTCGGTCTGGTGGCGTTCACCCTGATCGGCTGCATGACCGCTCTGGAAATGGGCCACGGCATGCTGGTGGCCTCGGTCAGCGGCGTGATCACCGGGGTATTCGGCGGCATCCTGCGCGACATCTTCTGCAACGACATCCCGCTGATCTTCCGCCGCGAACTGTACGCCAGCGTCTCGTTCGCCGCCGCGTGGTGCTACATGCTCTGTCTGTATCTGAATGTGCCGAGCGAGCAGGCGATCCTGATCACCTTGTTCGGCGGCTTTCTGCTGCGGCTGCTGGCGATTCGGTTCCACTGGGAAATGCCCAAGTTCGTCTACAACGACGCACCTTGACGTCACGCTGGCGATCGCGTGGAAATATTCTTTCGGGAATGTTGAATAGATGCCGCGCTTCTAAATGGGGGTAAAAAATAAAGTCTAAAGAGGGTATTTTGTTCTGAAATACCCCATTTAAGTAGTGCGTTCAGCGTGCTGTCTCAGCGCCCACTCGACGTGTTCGCGGACTAGATCGGACGGGTAATCACGACGCGCCTTCAAGGCTTCCAGCACAGGAATGCTCGAAGGCGCGTTGCCCAGCCCGACCGCCAGATTGCGCAGCCAGCGCTCGTAACCGGCGCGGCGCAGCGGCGAACCTTCGGTGCTGCTGAGAAACTTGTCCTCGTCCCACATGAACAGCTCCGCCAGTTCGGCGTTGTCCAGGTTGTGCCGCGGCTTGAAGTCGCTTTCCCCGGATGGCCGGGCGAAGCGGTTCCATGGGCAGACGATCTGGCAGTCGTCGCAGCCGAACACGCGGTTACCGATCAACGGGCGCAGGTCTTCGGGAATGGCGTTTTTCAGTTCGATGGTCAGGTACGATATGCACCGTCGCGCGTCCAGCACATACGGGCCGACAAAGGCGTTGGTCGGGCAGATGTCCAGGCACGCGGTGCAGCGCCCGCAATGTTCGGTGCTGTGCGGTTCGTCCACCGGCAGCGGCAGATCGACGAACAGTTCGCTCAGGAAGAAATAGCTGCCGGCCTTGCGGTTCAGCACCAGGGTGTTTTTGCCGATCCAGCCCAGTCCGGCCTGCTCGGCGATGGCTTTTTCCAGCACCGGGGCACTGTCGACGAAGGCACGGAAACCGAACGGGCCGATCTCGGCCTGAATCTTGTCGGCCAATTGCTGCACACGTTTACGGATCAATTTGTGGTAATCGCGGCCCAAGGCATAACGCGAAACGTAGGCCTTTTCCGGTTGCGCGAGCATTTGCGCCATTTGCGTGTCGCCGGGCAGGTAGTCCATGCGCAGCGAAACCACGCGCAATGTACCCGGAACCAGTTCCTCCGGATGCGAGCGTTTGCTGCCGTGGGCGCCCATGTAATCCATTTCGCCGTGGTAGCCGGCGGCGAGCCAGCGCTCCAGGTGCTGCTCATGCTCGGCCAGGTCCAGACCGCTGATGCCGACTTGCTGGAAGCCCAGCTCGCGGCCCCAATCCTTGATCGATTGGGCGAGGGCGGGAAGATCTGTGGTGATGGCGGACATGAGGCGAGAGAAACCGGAGCTGAGGTGCGTATAATTCTGCCAGACATCGGAGCCCGAAGACGCATGCCGCACACGAAAGATGAATTACCCGACGCGCTGTATGGCGCTGCACAGGTGCGAGCACTCGACGCGCGGCTGATCGCTGCGGGCACCCCGGGCTTCGAATTGATGCAGCGCGCCGCGCACGCGACCTGGCGAGCATTGGTGCGGCAATGGCCGTCGGCGAACGAAATGACCGTGCTGGCTGGGCATGGCAACAATGCTGGTGATGGTTTTCTGATCGCCGCGCTGGCGCACCGGGCCGGTTGGGCGGTGCAGGTGCTGGCCGTCGGTGATCCGCAACGCTTGCAGGGCGACGCTGCGCAGGCTTATGCGCAGGCACTGAGCGATGGCGTCGCCGTGCAGGGCTGGACTGCGCAATTCGAGCTGCGCGGCATTATCGTCGATGCCTTGCTCGGCACCGGACTGGCCGGCGATGTGCGCGAGCCGTATGCCGCTGCGATCAAGGCGATCAATGCCGGTGGCCTGCCGGTGGTGGCGGTGGATATTCCTTCGGGGCTGTCCGCCGATACCGGGCATGTCCTTGGCGTTGCGGTTCACGCCGACCTTACCGTGACCTTTATTGGCTTGAAGCTTGGCCTGTTCACCGGTGATGCGGCGGATCAGGTCGGAGCGCTGGTGTTTAACGATCTGCAAGCCGCTGCCGACATCTACCGTGACATTCCTGTCAGCGTCCTGCGTCTCACGACGGCTAATCTTCCGCGACTGGCTCCGCGTGCGCCCACTGCGCACAAAGGGCGCTTCGGGCATTTGCTGTTGATCGGCGGCGATCAGGGTTTTGGCGGGGCGATTCTGCTCAGTAGCGAAGCGGCCTTGCGCAGCGGCGCCGGCATGGTGTCGCTGGCGACCCGTCCGGAACATGTCCCGGCCGCGCTGACGCGGATGCCGGAAGTCATGGCGCTCGGCACATCGTCGGCCAATCAGTTGATGGGGCTGCTGGAAAAGGTCTCGGTGCTGGTGGTTGGTCCGGGTCTCGGACAGGCGAGTTGGGGCCGGGCGCTGTTGTCCGCTGCCGCCAATGCGCCGCTGCCGCAGGTATGGGACGCCGACGCGTTGAATCTGCTGGCGAGCGGTTTTGTCAGCCTGCCCGGGAATTGCGTGATCACTCCGCATCCGGGCGAGGCGGCGCGCCTGTTGGGCGTCAGTACCGCTGAGGTGCAGGCAGATCGCCCGGCCGCCGCGCGGGCGTTGTGCAAAAAATACTCAGCCGTCGTCGTGCTGAAAGGCGCCGGCAGCCTGATCGCCCATCCCGATGGGCGTCTGGCGTTGTGTCATCAGGGCCATCCGGCCATGGCCACTGCCGGCCTTGGCGATGTGCTTGCCGGGTTGACCGGGGCGCTGCTGGCGCAGGGCATGGACGGCTTCGATGCCGCCTGCCTCGCAGTCTGGCTGCACGCCAATGCCGGCGCGCAACTAGGTAAATTCGGCCGTGGGCTGGCGGCCAGTGATCTGATTCCAGCCATTCGTCAGTTGTTGGAGGAGCATGCACCGTGTCTGAAGTAACCCTGTACCTGGCCGATGAACAGGCCATGAGCGACTTTGGCGCACGGATCGCCCGCGTTACCCAGGGCCATGGCCTGATTTTTCTCGAAGGCAATCTGGGCATGGGTAAAACCACCCTGTCGCGGGGCATCATTCGTGGGCTTGGGCATGTCGGCGCAGTAAAAAGTCCGACCTTCACTCTGGTTGAGCCCTACGAGATCGGCGACGTCCGTGCCTTTCACTTCGACCTGTACCGCCTGGTCGATCCGGAGGAGCTGGAGTTTCTCGGTATCCGCGATTATTTCGAAGACGATGCCCTGTGCCTGATCGAGTGGCCCGATAAAGGTGCAGGCTTTTTGCCAAAGCCTGACCTGACCATTACCATTACCCCGCAAGACAGCGGCCGTTCGCTGAAAATTTTGTCCCAGGGCGCGCGTGGTGAGTCCTGGTGTGCCGCTTTGGCATTGGAATCCAATTAAATGATGGGGTTAGGTATGCGCTTTCGCGCGTTGGTGGCTGCCGCAGGACTGATGTTGATGGCAGTGGCCGTCAACGCTGTGGCCGACACAAAGGTCAACAGCGTGCGCCTGTGGCGGGCGCCGGACAATACGCGACTGGTCTTCGACCTGAGCGGCCCGGTGCAGCACAGTGTCTTCACCCTGACCGCACCGGATCGACTGGTGATCGACATCAATGGCGCCACTCTGGGTGCGCCGTTGAAAGTGTCGACCGCCAACACGCCGATCACCGCGATGCGCTCGGCCCAGCGTACGCCGACCGACCTGCGGGTGGTCATCGACCTGAAAAAAGCCGTCACCCCGAAAAGTTTCTCGCTGGCGCCGAACGCGCAATATGGCAACCGTCTGGTGGTCGACCTGTTCGACAACGCCGCCGATGCCGCCCCGCCGCCAGCTCCGACGCCTTCGGTTGCGACCGTGCCGGCAGTGCCGGTGACGCCTTCGGAACCGGCGATCAAACTGCCACCGGCCCCGGCCGGCAAACGTGACATCATTGTGGTGATCGACGCCGGCCACGGCGGCGAAGACCCGGGTGCGTCCGGCTCGCGCGGTCAGCGTGAGAAAGATGTGGTACTGCAGATCGCCCGCGAACTGCAGCGTCAGGTCAACGGCATGAAAGGTTTCCGTGCCGAGCTGACCCGGACCGGCGACTACTTCATCCCGTTGCGCGGCCGTACCGAAATCGCCCGCAAGAAGGGCGCCGACCTGTTCGTTTCGATCCACGCCGACGCCGCGCCGTCTGCGGCCGCTTTCGGTGCCTCGGTGTTTGCCTTGTCCGATCGCGGCGCAACGTCGGAAACCGCCCGTTGGCTGGCCGACAGCGAAAACCGTTCCGACCTGATCGGTGGTGCCGGCAACGTCAGCCTCGACGACAAGGACCGCATGCTCGCCGGCGTGTTGCTCGACCTTTCGATGACCGCGTCGCTGACTTCCAGCCTCAACGTCGGCCAGAAAGTCCTGACCAACATTGGTCGCGTGACCCCGTTGCACAAACAACGCGTGGAGCAGGCCGGGTTCATGGTGCTGAAATCGCCGGACATCCCGTCGATTCTGGTCGAAACCGGCTTCATCTCCAACGCCAACGAAGCGAACAAGCTCTCTGCATCAAGCCACCAGCAGGCGCTGGCGCGTTCGATCAGCAGCGGCGTGCGCCAGTTCTTCCAGCAGAACCCGCCACCGGGCACCTACATTGCCTGGCTGCGTGACTCCGGCAAGATCGCCCAAGGCCCGCGCGATCACCGCGTGAGTCCGGGTGAGACCCTGGCGATGATCGCCGTGCGTTATCAGGTGTCGCCCGCCACGCTGCGCAGTGCCAACAATCTCAGCAGCGATGAGCTGAAGGTCGGTCAGCACCTGACCATTCCTGGCACCGAACTGGCGTCCAAAGAATGAACCAGGTGTTGAACGCCGCACGCATCGAACTGCTCAGCCCGCGGCTGGCGAACCAGATCGCCGCCGGTGAGGTGGTCGAGCGCCCGGCTTCGGTGATCAAGGAACTGCTGGAAAACAGCCTCGACTCCGGTGCCAGACGCATCGACGTCGATGTCGAGCAGGGCGGCGTCAAGCTGCTGCGGGTGCGTGACGACGGCAGTGGCATTTCCGCCGACGACCTGCCGCTGGCCCTGGCCCGTCACGCCACCAGCAAGATCCGCAATCTCGAAGACCTCGAACAGGTGATGAGCCTGGGCTTCCGTGGTGAAGCGCTGGCCTCGATCAGCTCCGTGGCACGCCTGACCCTGACCTCGCGCACCCGCGACGCCGATCAGGCCTGGCAGGTCGAGACCGAAGGCCGTGACATGGCGCCTCGCGTTCAGCCGGCAGCGCATCCGGTCGGCACTTCGGTGGAAGTGCGCGACCTGTTCTTCAACACGCCGGCGCGGCGCAAGTTTCTCAAGACCGAAAAAACCGAATTCGATCATCTGCAGGAAGTGATCAAGCGTCTGGCGCTGGCGCGTTTCGACGTAGCCTTCCATCTGCGCCACAACGGCAAGACCATCCTCAGCCTGCACGAGGCCCACGATGATGCGGCCCGCGCCCGGCGGGTGGCGGCGATTTGTGGTTCGGGCTTCCTCGAGCAGGCGCTGCCGATCGAGATCGAGCGCAACGGTCTGCATCTGTGGGGCTGGGTCGGGTTGCCGACCTTCAACCGCAGCCAGGCGGACTTGCAGTATTTCTTTGTGAACGGCCGGGCGGTGCGCGACAAACTGGTGGCGCACGCGGTGCGTCAGGCTTATCGCGACGTGTTGTTCAACGGCCGTCATCCGACCTTCGCGCTGTTTTTCGAGGTCGATCCGGCGGCGGTGGACGTCAACGTGCACCCGACCAAGCACGAAGTGCGTTTCCGTGACGGGCGCATGGTGCATGACTTCCTTTACGGCACGTTGCACCGCGCGCTGGGCGATGTGCGTCCGGAAGATCAACTGGCCGGTTCGGTCACCACTGCTGTCGTCCGTCCAACCGGCATCGAGGCGGGCGAATTCGGCCCGCAGGGCGAAATGCGTCTGGCGGCCAACGCGCTGCTGGAGCAGCCGCAGGCGCAACCGGTGTTCAACACCTCGTCCGCTGCAAGCGCTGGCGGCGCTTACCAGTATCAGTACACGCCACGTCCGCAGTCGGCGATGCCGCCGGCCGCCGAGGCGCAAGCTGCTTACCGCGAGTTCTTCGCGCCGCTGCCCGAGGCCAACGCCAACGCGCTGCCGGCCGGTCAGGAAGATATTCCGCCGCTGGGTTACGCGCTGGCGCAGCTCAAGGGCATCTACATCCTGTCCGAGAACGCTCAGGGACTGGTGCTGGTGGACATGCATGCCGCGCACGAGCGGATCATGTACGAACGCCTGAAAATCGCCATGGCCAGTGAAGGCCTGAGCGGCCAGCCATTGCTGGTGCCGGAGTCGCTGGCGGTCAGTCAGCGTGAAGCCGACTGCGCCGAAGAACATGCCGCATGGTTCCAGAAACTGGGCTTCGAACTGCAGCGCCTGGGCCCGGAAACATTGGCGATCCGCCAGATTCCGGCCCTGCTCAAGCAGGCCGAGGCCAATCGTCTGGTGGGTGACGTGCTGTCGGACCTGATGGAGTACGGCACCAGCGACCGGATTCAGGCACACCTGAACGAACTGCTCGGCACCATGGCCTGCCACGGCGCGATCCGCGCCAACCGGCGCCTGGCCCTGCCGGAAATGAACGGTCTGCTGCGCGACATGGAAAACACCGAGCGCAGCGGTCAATGCAACCATGGCCGACCGACCTGGACCCAACTGGGCCTGGACGATCTGGACAAACTGTTCCTGCGCGGTCGTTGATGAGCCAGCTTCCTCCAGCGATTTTCCTGATGGGCCCGACCGCTGCGGGCAAGACCGACCTGGCCATCGAGCTGACCAAGGTGCTGCCGTGCGAACTGATCAGCGTCGATTCGGCGTTGGTCTATCGCGGCATGGACATCGGCACCGCCAAGCCCTCGAAAGAACTGCTGGCCGAATTTCCGCACCGGCTGATCGATATTCTCGATCCAGCCGAAGCCTATTCGGCTGCGGATTTCCGCCGCGATGCCCTGCAAGCCATGGCTGAAATCACCGCGCGCGGGAAAATTCCGCTGCTGGTCGGCGGCACCATGCTCTATTACAAGGCTTTGGTCGAAGGTCTGGCGGACATGCCGGCGGCGGATCCCGAGGTGCGTGCGCAGATCGAAGAAGAGGCTGCACGCCTTGGCTGGCAAGCCCTGCACGAGCAACTGGCGCTCATCGATCCGGTGTCGGCGGCACGCATTCACCCGAACGATCCGCAGCGCCTGAGTCGGGCGCTGGAGGTCTATCGGGTCAGCGGTCAGAGCATGACCGCCCTGCGTCAGCAACAATCTGCGCAAAGTACTGAAGCAGCCGCTTCGGGACAGCAACAATTGCCCTATACTGTCGCGAACTTGGCCATTGCTCCGGCAAATCGCCAGGTACTGCACGAGCGCATTAAACAAAGATTCACAAATATGCTGGAACAGGGGTTCATCGACGAGGTCGTAGCCCTGCGTAAAAGAAGTGACCTGCATTCCGGGTTGCCGTCTATACGTGCGGTAGGCTACCGCCAAGTCTGGGACTACCTGGATGGCAAGCTGTCGTTAGCCGAAATGCAGGAACGCGGCATCATTGCCACGCGTCAATTGGCCAAGCGCCAGTTCACCTGGCTGCGCAGCTGGGAAGAACTGCACTGGCTGGACAGTCTTGATTGCGACAATCTGCCACGCGCCTTGAAATACCTTGGGACCATCTCCATATTGAGCTGAGTCCTTGCAATTGCCGTCTATCCTTGGGGGTGTGGCGGCCAAAGCCATCTGAATTACCTATTTTTATTATTGAATCCTTAAAGGAGTGCGGCACATGTCAAAAGGGCATTCGCTACAAGACCCTTACTTGAATACTTTACGTAAAGAGAAAGTTGGGGTTTCCATCTACCTGGTCAACGGTATCAAACTGCAAGGCACGATCGAGTCGTTCGACCAGTTCGTTATCCTGCTGAAAAACACCGTCAGCCAGATGGTTTACAAACACGCTATCTCGACAGTCGTGCCAGTACGTCCAATTCGTCTGCCTAGCGCAACCGAATCCGATGCAGGTGACGCTGAGCCAGGTAACGCCTGATAGGAGTCTCCTTTGTTCTTTGAGCGCCACGGTGGTGGTGAGCGAGTCATTCTCGTTCACTTGGAAGGTCAGGACCCTGAGGCGCGCGAAGATCCGCAGGAGTTTCAGGAATTGGCTAATTCGGCGGGCGCCGAGACCGTTGCGTTTTTTAACGTACCGCGTCATCGGCCAACCGCCAAATTCCTGATTGGCAGCGGCAAGGTCGAGGAATTACGCGACCTGGTCCATGCCGAAAAGGCCGATCTGGTGATTTTCAATCACATTCTCACGCCCAGTCAGGAACGTAACCTCGAACGTGTTTTCGAGTGTCGCGTGATCGACCGTACCGGCCTGATCCTCGATATCTTCGCCCAGCGCGCCCGTACCCATGAAGGCAAGCTCCAGGTAGAACTGGCCCAGCTTGACCACATGAGCACCCGGCTGGTTCGCGGCTGGACTCACCTTGAGCGTCAGGGTGGTGGTATCGGCATGCGTGGTCCGGGTGAAACCCAGCTCGAAACCGACCGGCGTCTGCTGCGGGTTCGTCTGCGGCAGATCAAGGGTCGTCTGGAAAAAGTACGCAGCCAGCGCGAGCAATCGCGACGCGGCCGCTCCCGTGCGGATATCCCTACCGTTTCTCTGGTGGGCTATACCAACGCCGGCAAATCCACGCTGTTCAATAACGTGACCAAATCCGAGGTGTACGCGGCCGACCAGTTGTTCGCCACGCTGGACCCGACCTTGCGCCGTCTGGAACTGGACGACCTGGGGCCGATCGTTCTGGCTGACACGGTAGGGTTCATTCGGCACTTGCCGCACAAGCTGGTCGAGGCATTTCGGTCTACGCTCGAAGAGTCGAGCAACTCCGACCTGCTGTTGCACGTGATCGATGCGGCCGAACCGGATCGCATGTTGCAGATCGAGCAGGTGATGGTGGTGCTGGGCGAGATCGGAGCCCAGGACTTGCCGATCCTCGAGGTATACAACAAACTCGATTTGCTTGAAGGCGTTGAGCCACAGATCCAGCGCGATGCCGATGGCAAACCGCAGCGGGTCTGGCTGTCGGCGCGTGATGGCACGGGTCTGGAATTGCTTGAACAGGCCATTGCCGAGTTGCTGGGCAGTGATTTGTTTGTGGGGACATTGCGCTTGCCACAACGGTTCGCTCGACTGCGTGCGCAGTTCTTCGAGCTCGGTGCGGTACAGAAAGAAGAGCATGACGAAGAAGGCATCTGCCTGCTGGCCGTTCGTTTGCCCCGGGTCGAGTTGAATCGACTGGTAAGCCGCGAAGGATTGCAGCCGATGGAATTCATCGAGCAACACACTTTGCAATAAAAGCCTGGCAAAGCGGTTGTGCCGCGACGGCAGGCATTCTGTAGCATTGGTCGGCGCGCCGTGGGTGCGTCTTTGCTTTATCAGATGGAGAGCGCTATGGCTTGGAATGAGCCGGGTGGCAACTCGAATAATCAGGATCCTTGGGGTGGCAAGCGCCGCAATAACGGCGACCGCAAGGGGCCACCGGATCTCGACGAGGCCTTCCGAAAGCTGCAGGAAAGCCTGAACGGGTTGTTCGGTGGTGGTAAGAAACGCGGTGGTGATGACGGCGGTGGTTCGGGCAGGAGTGGTGGCGGCTTCGGCGGTCTGCTCGGCATCGGCCTCGTCGTGCTGGCGGCTGTCTGGCTGTACAGCGCGGTCTATGTGGTCGACGAGCAGGAGCAAGCCGTGGTGCTGCGCTTCGGCAAGTACTACGAGACGGTCGGCCCCGGCCTGAACATCTACTTCCCGCCGATCGACAAGAAGTACATGGAGAACGTCACGCGTGAGCGTGCCTACACCAAGCAGGGCCAGATGCTGACCGAAGACGAGAACATCGTCGAAGTGCCGCTGACCGTGCAGTACAAGATCAGCAACCTGCAGGACTTCGTGCTGAACGTCGATCAGCCGGAAATCAGCCTGCAGCATGCGACCGACAGCGCCCTGCGTCACGTGGTGGGTTCGACCGCCATGGACCAGGTGCTCACCGAAGGTCGTGAATTGATGGCCAGCGAAATCAAGGAGCGTCTGCAACGCTTCCTCGATACCTATCGCACCGGTATCACCGTCACTCAGGTCAACGTACAGAACGCGGCAGCCCCGCGTGAAGTGCAGGAAGCCTTCGACGACGTGATCCGCGCCCGTGAAGACGAGCAGCGTTCGCGCAACCAGGCTGAAACCTACGCCAACGGCGTCGTGCCGGAAGCCCGTGGTCAGGCCCAGCGCATCCTCGAGGATGCCAACGGTTACCGCGACGAAACAGTCTCGCGCGCCAAGGGTGAGGCTGACCGCTTCACCAAACTGGTGGCCGAGTATCGCAAGGCACCTGAAGTCACCCGCCAGCGTCTGTACCTGGACACCATGCAGGAAGTCTTCAGCAACACCAGCAAGGTACTCGTGACCGGCAACAAGAACGGCCAGAGCAACTTGCTTTATCTGCCGCTGGACAAAATGATTCAGAACAGTTCGGGCAGCAATGCACCGGTGACCGGTTCGGCCGCTGCCAGCAACAACACGGATGTCGCGCCGCATGTCACTGATCTGCCGCAGACACGCACAAGGGAGACCCGCTGATGAGCAATAAATCGCTGATCGCCCTGATCGTTGGCGTTGTTGTGGTACTGGTGGGCTGGAACTGCTTCTACATCGTGGCTCAGACCGAGCGTGCGGTGTTGCTGCAATTTGGTCGTGTGGTTCAGGCCGATGTTCAGCCAGGTCTGCATGTGAAGGTGCCTTACGTTAACCAGGTGCGTAAATTCGACGCACGTCTGATGACGCTGGATGCACCGACACAGCGCTTCCTGACTCTGGAAAAGAAAGCCGTGATGGTCGATGCCTACGCCAAGTGGCGCGTGAAAGATGCCGAGCGCTTCTACACCGCGACTTCCGGCCTCAAGCAAATCGCCGATGAGCGTCTGTCCCGTCGCCTGGAATCGGGCCTGCGTGACCAGTTCGGCAAGCGCACCCTGCACGAAGTGGTGTCGGGTGAGCGTGATGCGTTGATGGCTGACATCACCGCGTCGCTGAACTCGATGGCAGAAAAAGAGCTGGGTATCGAAGTGGTCGATGTCCGGGTCAAGGCCATCGATCTGCCGAAGGAAGTGAACCGCAGCGTGTTCGAACGTATGAGCACCGAGCGTGAGCGTGAAGCTCGCGAGCACCGCGCCA comes from the Pseudomonas sp. RSB 5.4 genome and includes:
- the hflX gene encoding ribosome rescue GTPase HflX gives rise to the protein MFFERHGGGERVILVHLEGQDPEAREDPQEFQELANSAGAETVAFFNVPRHRPTAKFLIGSGKVEELRDLVHAEKADLVIFNHILTPSQERNLERVFECRVIDRTGLILDIFAQRARTHEGKLQVELAQLDHMSTRLVRGWTHLERQGGGIGMRGPGETQLETDRRLLRVRLRQIKGRLEKVRSQREQSRRGRSRADIPTVSLVGYTNAGKSTLFNNVTKSEVYAADQLFATLDPTLRRLELDDLGPIVLADTVGFIRHLPHKLVEAFRSTLEESSNSDLLLHVIDAAEPDRMLQIEQVMVVLGEIGAQDLPILEVYNKLDLLEGVEPQIQRDADGKPQRVWLSARDGTGLELLEQAIAELLGSDLFVGTLRLPQRFARLRAQFFELGAVQKEEHDEEGICLLAVRLPRVELNRLVSREGLQPMEFIEQHTLQ
- the hflC gene encoding protease modulator HflC → MSNKSLIALIVGVVVVLVGWNCFYIVAQTERAVLLQFGRVVQADVQPGLHVKVPYVNQVRKFDARLMTLDAPTQRFLTLEKKAVMVDAYAKWRVKDAERFYTATSGLKQIADERLSRRLESGLRDQFGKRTLHEVVSGERDALMADITASLNSMAEKELGIEVVDVRVKAIDLPKEVNRSVFERMSTEREREAREHRAKGNELAEGIRADADRQRRVLLAEAYRESEEIRGDGDAQAAAIYSKAYGQDQEFYGFYRSLRAYRESFANKSDVMVLDPSSDFFRYLEKSKP
- the hflK gene encoding FtsH protease activity modulator HflK, with translation MAWNEPGGNSNNQDPWGGKRRNNGDRKGPPDLDEAFRKLQESLNGLFGGGKKRGGDDGGGSGRSGGGFGGLLGIGLVVLAAVWLYSAVYVVDEQEQAVVLRFGKYYETVGPGLNIYFPPIDKKYMENVTRERAYTKQGQMLTEDENIVEVPLTVQYKISNLQDFVLNVDQPEISLQHATDSALRHVVGSTAMDQVLTEGRELMASEIKERLQRFLDTYRTGITVTQVNVQNAAAPREVQEAFDDVIRAREDEQRSRNQAETYANGVVPEARGQAQRILEDANGYRDETVSRAKGEADRFTKLVAEYRKAPEVTRQRLYLDTMQEVFSNTSKVLVTGNKNGQSNLLYLPLDKMIQNSSGSNAPVTGSAAASNNTDVAPHVTDLPQTRTRETR